In the genome of Candidatus Saccharimonadales bacterium, one region contains:
- the def gene encoding peptide deformylase: protein MSAKDTIITLPNPHLRQKSKRITFVSPEVTKVIEEMKAATLDWESTREHELGVALAAVQIDKLYRLVIVRNDFDNKENQTFSVFINPEIIKFEGEVKSDYEGCLSITDIYGKVPRHTKVRVRALDEQGREIRVKAEGFLARVFQHEIDHTNGLMFVDHIKDSPDNFYRLTEEGKLESLPYEEVQAAGILRD, encoded by the coding sequence ATGTCTGCTAAAGATACCATTATTACTTTGCCGAACCCCCATCTGCGTCAAAAATCCAAGCGCATTACCTTTGTTTCGCCGGAAGTCACCAAAGTTATAGAGGAGATGAAAGCTGCCACCCTTGACTGGGAAAGTACTAGGGAGCACGAGCTCGGCGTCGCCCTGGCGGCCGTTCAGATAGATAAACTTTATCGCCTGGTAATAGTACGCAACGACTTTGATAACAAAGAAAACCAAACCTTTAGCGTTTTTATAAACCCCGAGATCATAAAGTTTGAGGGCGAGGTTAAGAGTGACTACGAGGGCTGTTTGAGTATTACCGATATTTACGGTAAGGTGCCGCGCCACACCAAGGTTAGGGTCCGCGCCCTAGACGAACAAGGTCGAGAAATCCGCGTCAAAGCCGAGGGGTTTTTGGCCCGGGTCTTTCAGCACGAAATCGATCATACAAATGGCCTTATGTTCGTTGATCACATAAAAGATTCGCCGGATAATTTTTATCGTCTCACCGAAGAAGGAAAGTTAGAAAGCCTGCCTTATGAAGAGGTCCAAGCCGCTGGTATTCTTCGGGACTGA
- a CDS encoding DUF5663 domain-containing protein: MMMQIDNNFLADLGLASIPEEEKRLMIVDIYKLLSARIGERAEQALDEAKQEEFGQTLDSGDQEAVTAWLANNLPNYQAIVSEEVEKVKEEIRPQVPGIVAEFSNQSQQ, translated from the coding sequence ATGATGATGCAGATCGACAATAACTTCCTGGCTGATCTAGGGCTTGCCAGTATCCCCGAAGAAGAAAAACGGTTAATGATCGTAGACATTTATAAACTTTTATCTGCTCGTATTGGCGAGCGGGCCGAACAAGCCTTAGACGAAGCCAAACAAGAAGAATTTGGCCAAACTCTTGATAGCGGAGACCAAGAAGCAGTAACTGCCTGGCTGGCTAACAATCTGCCCAATTACCAGGCAATCGTTAGCGAAGAAGTCGAGAAAGTTAAAGAAGAAATTCGTCCTCAAGTACCTGGCATAGTGGCAGAATTTTCTAACCAATCTCAGCAGTAG
- the ftsZ gene encoding cell division protein FtsZ: MPQVEPEIETFARIKVVGVGGAGGAAINRMVEAGIKGVDFVAVNTDAQALHHSKANQKIHIGKEETRGLGAGADPEVGEKAAKESLDEIKEAVKGSDMVFVTIGAGGGTGSGAGYLVAQAAREEGALVIGFATRPFAFEGEKRRRNADTAIERLRKNVDTLITIPNDRLLQTIDRRTPLLEAFKVADDVLRQGVQGISDLITVHGLVNLDFADVKTVMANAGSALMGIGRASGENRAVEAAQQAISSPLLEVSIDGARGILFNVIGGMDMSMHEINTVAETITAAADSEANIIFGATINPELEGEIIVTVVATGFEESYYASRDAKTADLLRNATETEEPTPQRIEEKDMADIDMDLEESGETTAEDFSSDETPNIWALSDDANGAAQDASEEDEFDRPSFLRRAFKRERGQPYVDDRGDEENNQDQQ; this comes from the coding sequence ATGCCTCAGGTGGAGCCCGAAATTGAAACGTTTGCGAGAATAAAGGTAGTAGGTGTCGGAGGTGCTGGTGGGGCGGCGATTAACCGTATGGTTGAAGCCGGCATCAAAGGTGTAGATTTTGTAGCCGTTAACACAGATGCTCAGGCGCTGCATCATTCCAAGGCCAATCAAAAGATACATATTGGCAAAGAAGAAACCAGGGGCTTGGGTGCTGGAGCCGATCCAGAAGTCGGCGAAAAGGCGGCTAAAGAATCATTGGACGAAATCAAAGAAGCGGTAAAGGGCTCTGATATGGTGTTTGTAACTATTGGCGCTGGTGGTGGTACCGGTAGTGGAGCTGGTTATCTTGTTGCCCAAGCAGCTCGAGAAGAGGGCGCGCTAGTTATTGGCTTTGCGACCCGGCCGTTTGCATTTGAAGGCGAGAAGCGTCGCCGCAACGCCGATACGGCCATTGAGAGGCTACGCAAGAATGTTGATACTCTAATCACTATTCCAAACGATCGTTTGCTTCAAACTATTGATCGGCGTACTCCTTTACTAGAAGCTTTCAAGGTGGCTGATGATGTTCTGCGTCAAGGCGTGCAGGGCATCTCTGACCTCATAACTGTCCACGGTTTAGTCAACCTTGACTTTGCTGATGTTAAAACAGTTATGGCTAACGCCGGCTCGGCGTTAATGGGCATCGGTCGGGCTAGTGGCGAAAACCGTGCCGTAGAAGCTGCCCAGCAGGCCATTAGCTCGCCGCTTCTGGAAGTTTCTATCGATGGCGCTCGTGGCATTTTGTTCAACGTTATTGGCGGCATGGACATGAGCATGCACGAGATCAATACTGTAGCCGAAACCATTACTGCTGCAGCTGACTCCGAGGCAAACATTATCTTTGGTGCAACCATTAATCCTGAGCTTGAGGGAGAAATCATTGTCACCGTTGTGGCTACCGGCTTCGAAGAGTCTTACTACGCCAGCCGTGATGCTAAAACTGCGGATCTTTTGCGTAACGCTACGGAGACTGAAGAGCCTACTCCCCAGCGTATCGAAGAAAAAGATATGGCCGACATCGATATGGACCTCGAGGAGTCGGGCGAGACAACAGCCGAAGATTTCTCTAGTGACGAAACGCCAAATATCTGGGCCCTGAGCGATGACGCCAACGGTGCGGCTCAGGATGCGAGCGAAGAAGATGAGTTTGATCGGCCATCATTCCTGCGGCGTGCCTTCAAGCGCGAGCGCGGCCAGCCTTATGTCGACGATCGAGGCGACGAAGAAAATAATCAAGACCAGCAATAA
- a CDS encoding DUF5663 domain-containing protein, whose amino-acid sequence MEPQDQAQIDELLKAMGLNPANMSDEQKQTSLADILYTLNIRVGERVIDSLSEDQLKEFDELTKDENADNEQALAEWMKNNVPSYNQLIEDEIQKMKAQHDDIMSGITGDDDADRQ is encoded by the coding sequence ATGGAACCGCAAGATCAAGCACAAATCGATGAGCTATTAAAGGCTATGGGCTTAAACCCGGCCAACATGAGCGATGAGCAAAAGCAGACTTCGCTAGCCGACATTTTGTATACGCTTAATATACGCGTTGGCGAGCGCGTCATTGATAGTCTGAGCGAAGACCAACTTAAAGAATTTGACGAACTAACTAAAGACGAAAACGCCGATAATGAGCAGGCTCTGGCGGAGTGGATGAAGAATAACGTACCGAGCTATAATCAGCTTATCGAGGATGAAATCCAGAAAATGAAGGCTCAGCACGATGACATTATGAGCGGAATAACAGGAGATGATGATGCAGATCGACAATAA
- a CDS encoding ArsR family transcriptional regulator produces MLDTFITSRVRRKIIVVYAKYPDFKTHVRGLAKLIKEDAGNIQRELKRLEKIGFLISEKQSNTKIYYTNKQFPIFKELQSIVLKSQRAANQKRQQRL; encoded by the coding sequence ATGCTAGATACCTTCATTACATCTCGTGTAAGGCGCAAGATCATCGTGGTCTATGCTAAATATCCCGACTTTAAAACACACGTCCGGGGCCTGGCTAAACTTATTAAAGAAGATGCTGGCAACATTCAGCGCGAACTAAAACGCCTAGAAAAGATCGGTTTTTTGATCTCGGAAAAGCAAAGCAACACCAAGATTTACTACACTAATAAACAGTTTCCAATCTTTAAGGAACTGCAGAGCATTGTTTTAAAGAGTCAACGCGCGGCTAATCAAAAGCGCCAGCAACGCCTCTAG
- the map gene encoding type I methionyl aminopeptidase: MIRPKTDQEIELMRTGGQMLAQILDQLKKEVQPGVTPKQIAKSAAGYIQEAGLQAVLLGYEGYPDVICISVNDEIVHGIPGKEPFKTGDVVKLDLTVAHKGYVVDSALTLIAGEEPTGDKKRLVEGTKLAMEAGINAIKGEGTRVGDIAAAVEKVLNQHKLGVIRDLVGHGVGQNIHEEPNVPNYGVAGTGSVLPAGATICVEPMATLGDWRINVAKDGWTIVARDGSLGAHFEHTVLVTDNGAEILTLV; encoded by the coding sequence GTGATTAGACCAAAAACAGATCAAGAAATTGAATTAATGCGGACTGGCGGCCAAATGCTGGCCCAGATACTTGATCAATTAAAAAAAGAAGTTCAGCCCGGCGTAACCCCTAAGCAAATAGCTAAAAGCGCAGCGGGTTATATCCAAGAAGCTGGTCTTCAGGCAGTATTGCTTGGCTACGAAGGGTATCCAGATGTTATATGCATTTCTGTCAATGACGAGATTGTGCATGGCATACCGGGCAAAGAACCATTTAAGACTGGCGATGTAGTTAAGCTGGATTTAACAGTTGCCCATAAGGGTTATGTGGTCGACTCGGCTCTTACTTTGATTGCTGGCGAAGAGCCAACAGGTGATAAAAAAAGACTTGTGGAGGGTACTAAGCTTGCAATGGAGGCCGGCATCAATGCCATAAAGGGAGAGGGAACCAGGGTTGGTGATATTGCCGCCGCAGTCGAGAAGGTGCTAAATCAACACAAACTAGGTGTGATCCGAGATTTGGTGGGACATGGAGTGGGTCAAAATATCCACGAGGAACCAAATGTGCCGAATTATGGTGTAGCTGGTACGGGGTCCGTCTTGCCGGCCGGGGCCACAATCTGCGTTGAGCCCATGGCGACTTTAGGCGATTGGCGTATTAACGTAGCTAAAGACGGCTGGACCATTGTCGCCCGCGACGGGTCTTTGGGTGCCCACTTTGAGCATACTGTCTTAGTTACGGATAACGGCGCCGAAATCCTCACCTTAGTCTAA
- the rpsU gene encoding 30S ribosomal protein S21 — protein sequence MIQVTRKDSKESVENLLRRFGRKVSQSGVLSAAKQSQYFEKPMSKRDRRVKAIVRRERKAAKVKKLKLGR from the coding sequence ATGATACAAGTTACAAGAAAAGACTCAAAAGAATCAGTTGAGAATCTGCTTCGTCGTTTTGGTCGCAAGGTTTCTCAGTCTGGTGTTTTGTCTGCCGCTAAGCAGTCTCAGTATTTTGAAAAGCCAATGAGTAAGCGCGACCGTCGAGTCAAAGCTATTGTTCGTCGCGAGCGCAAAGCTGCTAAGGTTAAGAAGCTCAAACTAGGACGGTAG
- a CDS encoding DUF5663 domain-containing protein, which translates to MFRLDDNLLQELGLGTLPVDDKNKMLAHIYETLELRVGMKLAEKMTDAQLDEFESFIDRNDEAGALRWLETNFPNYKEVVAEELEKLKSEIKAQAPAIVEATLAAGQDQASS; encoded by the coding sequence ATGTTCAGGTTAGACGATAACTTGCTGCAAGAGTTGGGCCTTGGTACCTTGCCAGTTGATGACAAGAATAAAATGCTGGCCCATATTTATGAAACGCTAGAGCTGCGCGTTGGGATGAAGCTGGCCGAGAAGATGACTGATGCGCAACTTGATGAATTCGAAAGCTTCATTGATCGTAATGACGAGGCCGGAGCGTTGCGCTGGCTGGAAACCAACTTTCCGAACTATAAAGAAGTTGTTGCCGAAGAACTAGAAAAATTGAAATCTGAAATCAAAGCCCAGGCTCCGGCCATAGTTGAAGCTACTCTTGCGGCCGGCCAAGACCAAGCCAGCTCTTAA
- the ftsA gene encoding cell division protein FtsA — translation MSENELSYFVGLDIGTTAVRCVVGELSGDVNLPKIIGFSSVENTGMRKGNVAHTEEVVQAVAGAIAEAERMSGREIKAATVNINGAHVQGVNSKGVIAISSPDRQITPEDRMRVEEAATIVQLPANKEIIQVFAKNYRLDGQENIKDPVGMHGVRLEVDTHIIMASSPALRSLDQVLERAEVNSSHKTVTSLAAAEATLDRKQKESGVLVLDIGATTTNMIVIEDGEVEHVAVVPMGGNHITNDLAIGLKTDLDIAEAVKLKHASLSKNSVGQVSITAGGETHRFDREMMRMIAEARVEELLEFVDKELKSIHRSRKLPGGVVLTGGGAKLPGLVEFTKEALELPARIGSWKHVERIVDGMDEQIFAPVIGLMLLDMYLGPVQDITYTDPSSGLLQSVNVSLNSLFNRFKKH, via the coding sequence ATGTCAGAAAATGAACTTAGCTACTTTGTAGGACTAGATATAGGCACAACAGCCGTTCGGTGTGTAGTGGGCGAGCTTTCCGGTGATGTAAACCTGCCAAAAATTATTGGCTTTTCCAGTGTAGAAAACACGGGCATGCGCAAAGGCAATGTTGCCCATACAGAGGAAGTTGTGCAGGCGGTAGCCGGGGCTATTGCCGAAGCCGAACGAATGAGCGGGCGCGAAATTAAAGCGGCAACAGTTAATATTAACGGCGCACATGTACAGGGCGTAAACTCCAAAGGCGTTATTGCTATTAGCTCGCCGGATCGCCAAATCACTCCAGAGGATCGGATGCGGGTGGAAGAAGCAGCTACTATTGTTCAGCTGCCGGCCAACAAAGAGATAATTCAGGTTTTTGCTAAAAACTACCGATTAGACGGGCAAGAGAATATTAAAGATCCGGTTGGTATGCACGGCGTACGCCTAGAGGTTGACACTCATATTATTATGGCTAGCTCGCCAGCCCTACGCTCGCTTGATCAAGTACTTGAAAGAGCAGAGGTGAACTCGTCGCACAAAACAGTTACGTCTTTGGCCGCTGCTGAGGCGACGCTTGATCGCAAACAAAAAGAATCAGGCGTTCTCGTACTGGATATCGGCGCCACCACTACCAATATGATTGTTATTGAAGACGGTGAGGTTGAGCATGTGGCCGTGGTACCGATGGGCGGTAATCACATTACTAACGATCTGGCTATCGGTCTTAAAACAGATCTTGATATTGCCGAAGCCGTCAAACTCAAGCATGCTAGCTTGAGCAAGAATTCTGTCGGTCAGGTCAGTATTACGGCAGGCGGTGAGACTCATCGCTTTGATAGAGAAATGATGCGCATGATAGCCGAAGCTCGGGTTGAAGAGCTTTTAGAATTTGTTGATAAAGAACTTAAATCTATTCATCGTTCGCGCAAGCTGCCTGGCGGCGTAGTTCTGACTGGCGGCGGCGCAAAGCTACCCGGCTTGGTTGAGTTTACTAAAGAAGCGTTGGAGCTTCCGGCAAGGATTGGCAGTTGGAAGCATGTTGAGCGAATTGTAGACGGCATGGACGAGCAGATTTTCGCTCCAGTAATCGGACTAATGCTGCTTGATATGTACCTTGGACCAGTGCAGGATATAACCTACACCGACCCGTCAAGCGGCCTGCTGCAATCTGTAAATGTGTCATTGAACAGTCTTTTTAACCGCTTTAAAAAGCACTAA
- the fmt gene encoding methionyl-tRNA formyltransferase: MKRSKPLVFFGTESFSAASLKALIDQGWPIGLVVTKPDFKRGRGQKLNEPLAKTVARANSIPVTQPQKLIGIKNELADIGADFGVLVAYGKIIPEAIIDLFPGGIVNLHPSLLPKYRGPAPVEAAILGGDKFTGLSLMKLSVEMDAGPVYAQQIYELTGHETQPELYNALAQTGAELLTAKLDDIVGGRLEPIEQDEDQATYTKLLSKNDGLLNFNKPAEQLEREVRAFASWPRSRATILGQEVIVTKTRVVSDKGAGALVLDCQPGFLEVMELIAPSGRAVSGKDFILGYKNR, translated from the coding sequence ATGAAGAGGTCCAAGCCGCTGGTATTCTTCGGGACTGAAAGTTTTAGCGCCGCTAGCCTTAAAGCTTTAATAGACCAGGGTTGGCCTATAGGGCTAGTGGTAACCAAACCAGATTTCAAGAGAGGTCGTGGTCAAAAACTCAACGAACCTTTAGCCAAAACAGTTGCTCGAGCTAACTCCATCCCTGTTACACAGCCCCAGAAACTCATAGGCATTAAAAACGAGCTAGCTGACATAGGGGCAGATTTTGGTGTATTGGTTGCCTACGGCAAAATTATTCCCGAGGCCATTATTGACCTTTTCCCTGGCGGAATTGTTAACTTACACCCGTCGCTCTTGCCAAAGTATCGTGGACCAGCACCAGTAGAAGCCGCCATTTTAGGTGGCGATAAATTCACCGGCCTGTCTCTAATGAAATTATCTGTAGAGATGGACGCCGGCCCGGTTTACGCTCAGCAAATCTACGAGCTAACCGGCCATGAAACCCAACCAGAACTCTATAACGCCCTGGCTCAGACCGGAGCTGAGCTTTTAACTGCAAAGCTCGATGACATTGTAGGTGGCCGCTTAGAGCCTATAGAACAAGACGAAGACCAGGCTACCTATACAAAGCTGCTGAGCAAAAATGATGGCCTGCTCAATTTTAATAAGCCGGCCGAGCAATTAGAGCGCGAGGTTCGGGCCTTTGCTAGCTGGCCAAGAAGCCGAGCGACAATCTTGGGACAAGAAGTTATAGTCACTAAAACTCGAGTAGTTAGCGATAAGGGGGCCGGCGCTTTAGTTCTAGACTGCCAGCCCGGCTTTTTAGAAGTTATGGAGCTTATCGCTCCGAGTGGGCGGGCGGTGAGCGGCAAAGATTTTATTTTAGGCTATAAAAATAGGTAG
- the priA gene encoding primosomal protein N', whose amino-acid sequence MHYYEVLIADGHYHSNAPLTYSSDDALPLLSVVTVPLRQRNVTGFIVSEPTTPPQFKVKPIKSVLSEQPLPYHCLQLAEWIKDYYHSTLAEALRQFAPSKPTIRRSKKEPTVLEPQDSGAAEPPLTAEQKKALDFIKDLASTTVLLHGETGSGKTRVYLELAKKTLSSGKSAILLTPEISLTSQLLLNVRRQIKSPVFVLHSQLSDAERKRIWFEILEATEPIVVIGPRSALFTPVNSIGLIVLDETHEPAYKQDQSPYYHAARVASQLASLTEAKVILGSATPSVADYYLAQQKQAIVRMKQPAIQSETSVLTEIVDLKERSNFGRSSYLSNKLLDAIKTTLSAKKQIIIYLNRRGSARAILCNACGWQFYCPNCDVPLVYHGDDHLARCHICGFKKSPPVACPKCNNPEIIYHTMGTKALVDEVARLFPEAFVRRFDSDNIAGEQLHDVYDELRSGKVDILVGTQLLAKGLDLPSLGLVGIVNAEASLGLPDYTAEERAFQLLYQIIGRVGRGHGEGRVVVQSYDPQNIVVSSALKRDWEAFYERSIVERRQFKFPPFCYLLQLTCKRATDSGGQKASFRLQKQIAELKLPVEIIGPTPSFYARRGKYFYYQLVVKSKDRNHLLRIAEMVPSDWQINLDPTDLL is encoded by the coding sequence ATGCATTACTACGAGGTACTGATTGCTGACGGACATTATCATTCCAATGCTCCGCTGACTTATTCTTCGGACGATGCGTTGCCGCTGCTTAGTGTGGTCACTGTTCCTCTGCGCCAACGGAATGTGACTGGTTTTATCGTAAGCGAGCCGACTACGCCGCCCCAGTTCAAGGTTAAGCCAATAAAAAGTGTCCTCAGCGAGCAGCCCTTGCCTTACCACTGCCTGCAGCTAGCCGAATGGATAAAAGATTATTACCACTCAACGCTTGCCGAAGCTTTGCGCCAATTTGCACCAAGTAAACCCACTATTAGGCGCAGTAAAAAGGAACCGACTGTCTTAGAGCCGCAAGACTCAGGCGCCGCAGAACCGCCGCTTACCGCCGAACAAAAAAAAGCTTTGGACTTTATAAAAGATCTAGCTAGCACCACCGTACTTTTACACGGAGAAACTGGCTCGGGAAAAACAAGAGTTTATCTAGAATTAGCCAAAAAGACGCTGAGCAGTGGAAAATCAGCTATTTTACTAACCCCCGAGATATCTTTAACATCTCAACTTTTATTAAACGTCCGACGGCAAATCAAAAGTCCGGTGTTTGTCTTGCACTCGCAGCTCAGCGATGCCGAAAGAAAGCGTATTTGGTTTGAAATATTAGAGGCTACCGAGCCGATTGTCGTTATTGGCCCTCGCTCGGCCTTATTTACTCCGGTTAATTCCATAGGTCTCATCGTTCTGGATGAGACTCATGAGCCCGCCTATAAACAAGATCAGTCTCCTTACTACCACGCTGCCAGGGTAGCCAGCCAATTAGCCAGCCTAACAGAAGCTAAAGTTATTTTGGGCAGCGCTACTCCATCAGTCGCTGACTATTATTTAGCCCAACAAAAACAGGCCATAGTCCGCATGAAGCAACCGGCAATTCAATCTGAAACATCGGTGCTAACCGAAATAGTAGACCTAAAAGAGCGCTCTAACTTCGGTAGAAGCTCTTATCTATCAAATAAGTTGCTTGATGCTATAAAAACAACATTATCTGCCAAAAAACAGATAATAATCTATTTGAATCGTCGCGGCTCTGCTAGAGCTATCCTCTGTAATGCCTGTGGCTGGCAATTCTATTGCCCTAATTGTGATGTACCTCTGGTATATCACGGTGATGACCATCTGGCCCGTTGCCATATCTGCGGTTTTAAAAAATCGCCACCGGTTGCCTGCCCCAAATGCAACAATCCAGAGATCATATATCACACTATGGGCACTAAGGCTTTGGTTGATGAAGTTGCCAGGCTTTTTCCCGAGGCTTTTGTTCGACGTTTCGACAGCGATAACATCGCTGGTGAGCAACTTCACGACGTTTATGACGAGCTCAGAAGCGGCAAGGTTGACATCCTGGTGGGCACCCAGTTGCTTGCTAAGGGCCTAGACTTGCCAAGCCTAGGGTTAGTAGGCATAGTCAACGCCGAAGCCTCTTTGGGCCTGCCCGACTACACCGCCGAAGAGCGAGCCTTTCAGCTGCTTTACCAGATTATCGGTCGAGTTGGCCGCGGCCACGGCGAAGGACGCGTAGTGGTACAAAGCTATGACCCTCAGAATATTGTGGTCAGTTCGGCCCTGAAACGCGACTGGGAAGCTTTTTATGAGCGCTCAATTGTTGAGCGCCGGCAATTCAAGTTCCCGCCGTTTTGCTACTTATTGCAGCTAACCTGTAAGCGAGCAACTGATAGCGGCGGCCAAAAAGCTTCTTTTCGTCTGCAAAAACAAATTGCCGAGCTTAAGCTACCGGTTGAAATAATCGGTCCTACACCATCTTTCTATGCTCGACGCGGCAAATACTTTTACTACCAGCTTGTGGTTAAGTCTAAAGATCGTAATCATCTTTTAAGAATTGCCGAGATGGTCCCCAGTGATTGGCAAATCAACCTGGACCCCACTGACCTACTCTAA
- a CDS encoding GatB/YqeY domain-containing protein, with protein sequence MQEQIERDLKAALLSGDKKKVETLRLVKSVLLNEAISQNARETGLDDDQVTKILSRESKKRAEAAELYEKVGETERAQAEQDEKAIIDVYLPAQLSEEEVQAVVDEELAKMENPSPADMGKVIGAVRSRLGARADGATIARLVKAALEKQ encoded by the coding sequence ATGCAAGAGCAAATAGAACGCGACTTAAAGGCCGCACTACTCTCTGGTGATAAGAAAAAAGTTGAGACACTACGCTTAGTTAAAAGTGTTTTGCTTAATGAGGCTATCAGCCAAAATGCTCGCGAGACGGGCTTAGACGACGACCAAGTCACTAAAATACTAAGTCGCGAATCAAAAAAGCGTGCCGAAGCCGCCGAACTGTATGAAAAAGTCGGCGAGACCGAACGCGCCCAAGCGGAACAAGACGAAAAGGCTATTATAGACGTCTATTTGCCGGCTCAGCTCTCTGAGGAGGAAGTTCAGGCTGTGGTTGATGAAGAGCTAGCCAAGATGGAAAATCCCTCACCAGCTGATATGGGCAAAGTTATTGGAGCGGTTCGTAGCAGGCTAGGCGCTCGGGCCGACGGCGCTACAATAGCCCGGTTAGTCAAGGCGGCACTGGAGAAGCAATGA
- a CDS encoding nucleoside monophosphate kinase gives MIIIMGSVGSGKSEQTARLAARLFIPRISTSNLLRRELTPEREAKMRAGDLVDDQEVIDIVEPALQQLESSSTDFILDGFPRSVPQAEWLVKKVKSGKIKLGAIIKLDVSGDVVLKRMLARGRYDDKKEIILHRLETYNKITTPVIDYLRSQGLKVDEVNGENTPDAVEAAIKKILET, from the coding sequence ATGATTATTATCATGGGGTCGGTGGGCTCGGGCAAGAGTGAACAGACTGCTCGCTTAGCTGCCCGACTTTTTATCCCTAGGATCTCAACTAGCAATCTATTGCGCCGCGAACTAACCCCGGAACGCGAAGCCAAAATGCGCGCTGGCGATTTAGTCGACGATCAAGAAGTAATAGATATTGTGGAGCCTGCCTTGCAGCAATTGGAATCTTCGAGCACCGACTTCATACTAGATGGTTTCCCGCGCTCGGTGCCGCAAGCTGAATGGCTGGTTAAAAAAGTTAAATCTGGCAAAATTAAGCTCGGCGCTATTATAAAACTGGACGTTTCGGGCGATGTTGTATTGAAGCGCATGCTGGCCCGCGGTCGCTACGACGACAAAAAAGAAATAATTCTTCACCGTTTGGAAACCTACAACAAAATTACTACTCCAGTGATTGATTATTTGCGCAGCCAAGGCCTCAAAGTTGACGAAGTGAATGGCGAGAACACTCCCGATGCAGTCGAGGCAGCTATTAAAAAGATATTAGAAACTTAA
- the nrdR gene encoding transcriptional regulator NrdR, with product MKCHHCHSLENKVIESRDVADGEAIRRRRQCLNCGYRWTTYERLERPSLIVVKRNGTRQLFSRDKLLKGLQHAIEKTNVTHLQLENFVAQIERELYDRGEPEVCSTDIGELVMAGLPKLSEVAYVRFASVYRKFRDISSFERELSRIREEKANADKTTTKKSAAK from the coding sequence ATGAAGTGTCACCACTGTCATTCATTAGAAAATAAGGTTATAGAATCGCGTGATGTCGCCGATGGCGAAGCTATCCGCCGCCGCCGCCAGTGCTTAAACTGCGGCTATCGCTGGACGACTTACGAGCGTTTAGAACGTCCGAGTTTAATAGTCGTTAAGCGCAACGGCACAAGGCAGCTTTTCAGTCGCGATAAATTGCTGAAAGGTTTGCAGCACGCAATCGAAAAAACCAATGTGACTCATTTGCAGCTAGAAAATTTTGTAGCTCAGATTGAGCGCGAACTTTATGACAGAGGGGAGCCGGAAGTTTGCTCGACCGATATTGGCGAGTTAGTCATGGCCGGCTTGCCAAAACTCAGCGAGGTTGCCTATGTGCGGTTCGCAAGCGTATATAGGAAATTCCGCGATATTTCTAGTTTTGAACGTGAGCTTTCTCGCATTCGCGAAGAAAAAGCTAACGCCGATAAAACTACTACCAAAAAGTCAGCTGCAAAATAA